TCAAAACTTTGAGAACGATGATGAGGTGGCAATCCTACCCTGTTCGGATATGCATATATTTCACTATACCTGCATAGAAGGATGGACCAAAATCAAGCCGAACTGTCCAAATTGCAGGCATCTACTGGCGTGATAATtaatattcttttttccttaAATATAAATGATATGATATATCCTCGTATATATATGGCTAGTTTCTAGTTTAGGAACTACACCATGTAGATGATAAATTCGTCCTCATGATAAACCAGACGATGTTATATTACGAATTTGCACTGTTTGattatagttttttaaaaatgctaATCAAGAACATCGAGATGGTGGACCACGTGCGTGAGGCCAAGCACAAGCTTTACTCCGTCACCAAGCTCCTCAACATATCCTTCGAGTCTGTCAACCCAATCTACCTTCTCATCATCCACATCGCCATCATCTTCCCCTTCATCTCTGTTAACTTCATTACGCCCCATATCTTCCCAGCCTCCGTCTCATCAGTCCTCAAGATCTTCTTGCTTACTAACCTAGTGAATAATTTCGGGATCAGCGCTTCAATAGTGACCATCGTGGTCTTGGTCTTCGGATTTCTGGTAGTGTTACTGACAGCATTGCACTTTGTCTTTTCTTCTGTGTTTAGTTTCTGTTCGAAGTTGCTTAGCTTTCTGTTGAAACTGGTGGAATACTTCCTTGTTCCTCTGGTCAACTTTGCAGCCTATTGCATGTTACAAATCGGAGATCAAAAACAAAGCGCAGGGACGCAGGTGCTTAACGTTCTCacctttcttttcatcaatctCGCAACCTTGGTCGTTTTGATTATGTTGAAATTCGAGATTCGTATGCTCCGAAAAAAGAATTCCGTATGGAATTTAAGCAACGACATCCATGTATACGCTCTGGCTTACCTCATGTTCAAGACATACTTCATTTCCCTCAATGGAACTACAATTTCCATCTGCTTTCTTAGTCTTGCAGTTGCTTATTTCCTACTTCGCACCGATAGCGGCTGCATCAACCGCATCGAGAGAAGAATAGAAAGAAGTACCTACTATGGGATCGCTGCTACTGATTTCGCAGCACTGACCTCACTAATAGTCGGAAATTAATACTTTGGACTTTATTTGTGGGTCCTATCGATGGGATCAGTAGTGGTCTTCATTGGAATAGAGTTTTATTTAAAACGTAAAGAACGCATTTTTATCCCGCCATGCGACTCTCCGCCAGAAGATTTCTACAATTTCTACTATAACTTCAAGGAAGAATTCAAAACAGACGAAATCAACTcaggaaataagaaaaattacaaGAATATTTTTAATCTTCATCGCATACACTGCAGAGCCAGTCCTTGCTTGCTCTCTCCAGCTGCAGCGCTGCGTGAAAATGATGAAGGTATCGAATAGCAAGTGGGGCAACTGATTGCGGGTCGAAAAAATGAGAGCATAGCTAATAGATTGCTACATTAACTGTGGAATTTAGAGTTGGGTCACAAGTGCGAAGTGGAATGCTTGGTCGACAAGCCACTAACTCTTAAGCAAGATTTCATCCTTTACTCGATTGAGAAACTGACCAAGGACAGCGAAGCCACAATGAAATCAAGCTAGTCCAATAAAAATGTCATATCAAAGGTATTCTACGATCTCATCTTTGAAATTTCTTGCCACTATTCCCAATTTTACGAGGAACTAGCACGCACACATCCCAAAATAGACAGCATTGTCGGGTTGGGCATCAGCATTCgcaaaaaagttgaaaaactGAAGGAAATTTATTCATAGTTACTGAAGACCAGGCTGATCAACTTCAAAATGATAGAACTGTATCTCTAGTTCTTCACCAACTTTGTCAACGAGGATGTCATGGATCGCGAAAGCGTCAACCGGCTCATGAAAGTGCAGCAGCATATGCACTTCTAAGATATCGCATAAAACTACCTTCCCACCCTTACTGTCTACCCTGACACCGGCAATCTCTAAAACGCTAACTCATAGGCTCAAAAGTTCCTGCAATGCACTCGCTTCTAGCTTAAATACCGCAACATTACTGACATTCTCTTCCCTGTGGTTAGTGTTTAGTCTCTGAAGCAAATGATGGTCAAGCCTGAAGGCGAAGCAGAAGACGAGCCAGTGTATACCTTCCTGAAGAAAGCAGAGAATGACTACACTTGTGGAAGAGTGACCGTTCAGGAGCGATACATTAAGCAGAAAAAATTACTTGTTATACAAATAGTGAAGGAACCATATTCCAATCTCAAGAATATGTTTCTTGTAAGTGCCGACTTTTAAATAAAACTGATGCTTCACCCTCACTCCAAGATAAAGCTGGGACAGTTCCGAAAATAGCCACTAACCATCCAATGGGGATAGATCTTTGTAAAGTACATCGCCGACCAGCGGGAGAAGCTGCTAAAGACCAAAATGGCTAAGGTCCAAACCGAACATAAAGGATGCCTCATTATCGTAAAAAAGCTTAATTGCGCCTCTACTACACAACACCTGCTCATGGCCCAAATAATCGTCTCTAACGAGAGCAAGGATCGTAAGGAATCCATCCTGCAAAACCGCAGAAGTTTCCAGCTGAAAAAAGAAGACAGCAAATTTGAGTTCCACTACGGTGATGACGATGCCACAACTGACAAGATCCAAATATATGGCTTCAAGTAGCCGGTTCACATGCGCTCACATCACACTCGTACTATCGACAACTTCGACCGTGAACAATCTGGAGCCTCAGCAATCAAGCACGAACGCTATGGAAACGATATTAAGACTTACCGGTTGTTTGGCGGAGATCTCTACAATGTAGACCTTGAGGACCGGTAGGGCTATAACAACCTCTTTGAAGAACATGTCAATGAGAGCAAAAAGAAAGAGGTAAATGAACAATCTTCCTTGGAGTGTTATATATTTCTCGCAGTTATCCTACTAGGCCTGATCCTTATCTCCTTTTCAGTAGCGTTGATAGTGCAATTTCAAACCGATTCCACCGCTATCTCAACCTCATTCTCTCGTTATCAGAATATTGAAAGCTTCAATATTGACTTCCAGCGCATTATCGCCATCTTGCGAGATCAATACTCAGGATTAGCTAATAAATATCCGGCTTTTAACCCAAATGCAGAAATTATAGAGTCGTATGGCCGTATCCAAGAACTTCAAAATGTGAACATTTTCGATGATTCGCAATTCAGTATGGTCTTTCAGAACTTGACAATGATCGGCACTCTTGCAGAACTGGTCGATGTTGTGCTGGCTCACGTTACATAGGTTATGTATACTGGTGATCTCACCATCGTCAATGACATTCTCAGCTCATGTGTGGGGCAACTTAGCGATATGATATCGAGAAACCAAGATTCCATTTTGGGTGCAATCAGCAGCATCATTGACAGTATCAGTTTCCTCAAAAGCGTTATTCTTTATTCATCGATGGGCATTATCATGTTACTCTATTTTTTCATGATCCTCTATTGTGTTAAGAGTAACTACCGTGCCAAGGAGAAACTAACAGACCTAATGTATATTTCCGATGCAGAGGCCCGCATGTTGCAGGATAATGCGGAAAAGATGAAATATGCTGTGGAGATGGCAAGGAAAAACTTTGACGTTGATACTCAGAACCTATTGGCAAGTGGAAGCGAtttcaagaagagaaaaaaccCCAAAGAGGCTATCCTGAGTAGATAGATTGTCTACACGATTGGTGCAATCACTATTGTGGGTCTCATCATCCACCTCACttgtctcttcttcttttcgCAACAATTCGTATCGCAAATCGCCAATTTCAGCACCATCCAGATGCAGGGCATTGCAGTGGAATCCCTTCTTTCTGAGTCTAGCCAGCTCACCACATAAATTTACTACAAACGTAAGGTGGATTCAGTCAAATTAGCTGAAATCCGAAGCCAATTAAATTACGTGGAACATCAGATCAACGACCTCCTCTTCTCTGATAAGTTGGCTTCCTTCATTGGAACCCTCTTCTTTGATAATTCTTGCTCACAGCTCACCGCCTACAATCTTTCCTCTTGCTCTAACACATGCCCTGGCTTTACAGTCACGAATCCTTTCCAAATTGGGGTGGCTCTCTACTTCCACCGTCAAAACTACTACATTTCCAACAATCTAACTGAGAATTATGCGCACACTGGAGTTTTTTCTCAACCTTTTGCACGCATCTTCACAAACTTAACCTAATCGATTAAGCAAGAAGGTGTTGCTTCACTGCAGAACACCTTTACAATCGTAGCTCTGCTGAATGGATTCATCATCCTCATCGATTGTTGCTATATCCTAGCCTTCGTGATCATCTACAACTACTTCCGCGAGCAGTTTATCAAGATCAAAGATATTCTCTACTTCTTCAACAGCAAGTGGAAGCCTAAAAAGTCAGCAGAAACACCCCAACAAGAGGAGCACTCGGACACTGATTCAGAATCTGAAGATAAGGATCCAGATTCCCCAAAAACACGCAAGCGTAAGACAACTATCGACAAGAATGTCAACGTATGATATATTATCCATCATTAGCGTATTATTGGTTACTTATTTATTATGATTCCCTTATGACCTATAAGGAATATTCGCAGCAATATACTGAATATTTAACCTTGTGAACAAGCGGCATTTCATTTTTGATATCTTTCATAATAGTTTACGAGTTAGTAATGATAAAATAAGGAAGATAACGGTTATcaataaaagttttcttttttgaggttTTGTCCTGAGAGTTCGTCGTTTTGGAAGCTCATGGGTAATTCAATCTCCTTTACATgaatttctttttgtacttGTTGGCAATAGTCTTCGAAGAGTTGTTGTGCGAGAATGACAAGCTTATACTGTCTATCTGTTTCTCTTAGAATGTCCCTGATATAGGTCTTCTTCTTGACGGAGTAGTACTCATGCTCTTCACACATGCGCTTGAAGGCCTCTTCCTTGATCTCATCACCTTCAAAGTAGGCCTCAGGCTCTTCCGGGTCCTCCTCTTCAGGCTCTTCATAGTCGTAATCGAAGTTGATCTTGGTGGGCTGGCAATTCTCTTGCGAAAACATATCGTTGAGTTCTCCGTAGAAATGACGATCAACGAGGCAGTTGTGTCCGTACTCCATCATGAACATGGCCAACTGAGAGCGTACAGGTAGATAGTTTTTGACATGCTTTTGGGCGACTTTGAACAAGATAAAGTCAAGGACTTAAGTGATTAAGTGTTTATGAACTAAGCAGGCAAGGATAACAGGAAAGCCTTCTTTGAAATTGATATGTCTGCCATTTTCATCGGGAATGTAGACGAGGGTATCTGCTAATCTCAATTTCATGGCATTGTTATTGTAGTTCTTGATAAAGAAGCCGTAGATGACGAAGAGGAGGGTCTGACTAACGGcaatgaagaaaaggagaggatcGGTGATGTTATCGAAGACTTCAGTCATGATATTAGTGGTCCCGCTGTAGGTAAAATCAATGACAGTGCAACGTAAGGACATCATCATGATGGGATCAATGCAGGGTAGGTCGGGATCTAAATTCGAGTAGACTGTTGCATCAGCTGGCATGGTTAGATCAGGCCATATATCGTAGTAATTGAGGTTATAGCTGAGGACGTTTGAAATGTATCCAAAGAACTTGTTGTTTGTGGCGAATTCACTCACGTCTACACTTGCAGTGTTCATGAATAACTGATTAACCAGAGATGTTTGCTTCTTTTGCATCAGATTGCCAGTTATCGGCTGAAAAGTAGTGAGCTCAATTCCAAAGGTACTAAACATGACAAACATGAAACAAGATCCATAGGTAGGATGGATGTCATTAAAATCGCACTGAAGGAACTCAAAATGAATGTAAGATTTATCAGCTCCCGTTCCAGATATGGTTGCACCTGCATTTTTAGCTGactttttgaaatatatgtagCCATTGGGGTAGTCAATGGTTATCTAAAGCTTGGTTTTTTTAGTGCCCGTGACTTGCCAGATCGAGGCATTTTGGATAAGGTATTGAAGCTTATCCCCTTTGTACATCTCTTTAGTCATGTAGTCGATCGCAAAGATGCGGAAGGCAATGTCTGTGTGATCGAACATGCTTATTCCTTGCCCGTTGTTGTCTTCCAATACACTGTATGATGAAATCCTGCTGTTGACGGCAAGTCCGTTGGGGAAGATGAATATGTATGTGAGGATGACAGTGACTGTCATAATGGAGCAAAAGGTTACGCCTCCACAGACGGTTTTATAGTTGGTTTCTCCATTGAAGTTAAGGTCGATGCTGGAGCCGAAAATATCCACTTCACTGAATGATTCGCTGTTGGCGGCTCTGTTGATGGCCTTCTGGGCGCGATTGAGGCTGTTTTTCTCATCAACGTCTTAGATCTGTTGCACATCTTCCGCGATAATGACAGACTGTTCGGATGAATTGATTTCTTCCATCTAATTATTATGATCCCTCTAGCCTTAGTTCTATTTTTAAATCccaaaaaaacttcatttagaaaaacttcaaaaaatgcATGCGGACTGATCGACAATACCACCAACAACACTCGATTGGAAGTGCATCTCGTGTGGATAGTGAATGTAAGGGCCGACTATTTTATTTAATGAAATTGTTGTCGGAACAATATAGAACACTATTTGAAATTACTAAGATAATGATGAATCCATCCACCAACACCCAATAAATCAAGGATTGCAAGAAAACATGAGTCAGAAACCGATTCTGATTTCGATcatattttgaattcttttgacGATAAACAAAGATTATGATTTTGTAAACCTTTATCAATCCATATTCAAATGAAAACGTAATGATGAGGGTCCAGCCACCTTACCGTTCCATTATAATCTAATTATTGAGATGTTTCATTAACCGGATGAACTTGAAGACGAACGACCGTCTAAACACCTTCAAGTCTCTCTCAATTTGAAGGAATAGCCTGAGTGGCTAGACCAACCTAGCCAAaggcagaagaaaaaaaagtagcaGAAGGCCTTACCCCCGATTGATCCCCCTCATGACCCAGTCCTCGAGGAATTGCACTCCCTGCTTGAACGCTCCAAGAAAGGAGTGCCTAAGGGGACAGCTAACGTAGTTGGGAGGTGACTCAGCAGATCCAGGCGAAGACATAGGAGCTGGAATACGGGGTTTTCGTGAGCCAGACTACTAATAATAAAGACGAGTACTTCGGCGCTTTGATCGAACATAACTCTCCGAACCCCTACGTCCAGTAGGAAATCAACCAGACCGTCCAGCAAACCCACCGTATTGTCCAGAAGGATATCCACCGCAATAATTTGGATTTGAGCGATCGGGTCATCCCCAAGAACAAGGGGCACCTAAAACAGCTCTAAAACCAGGACCAGTATCGTCTCATCCAGCTCAAGCAGGGTGAGATAAAGAACAAGATCGGCAGTTTGCGTAAGGAGATGCGCAAGTAGACCCTTAAGGAGAAGTTACGCAATAAAATTGACCTGCTTTAGGACGAGCatcttgataaaaatttctACAGTATTGATCACCCTCGCACTAAAGAGGCTGAGGATTTTGTGAAGGACCTGCAGTACAGGAAACGGGAGCATCAACGCGAGATGATGCAGCATATGACCATACAACAGTAGGCACAGGCCAGACGCAGATAGCAGGAAACCATGCAGAAGGAGATGGAGAGACAGTAACGCAAGACCAAGCTTCAGTAGTATTACCAGAATAGACTGGTTCAACGTCTGGAGGAGAAGGAGCGAGAGAAGGCGAAAAGACAGGAGTACCAAGAGTGGGTGAAATCGTTTCAGAGAGAAAAACCATTGGAATTATAACGTTAAGAGGAATTTCGCATGAAAGTTGTCATTCCAGAACTAGAATAACagcataaaaaattaatgactATCAAGGCAGAGCATCGGCCTATTGATCCTGAAGAATTGGCAGACCATGAGGAGAAGTATATGTAGTTCAAAAAAGATAATGCCATTAGAAAAAGGGCAGAGTTATAGCTAAGACAAGAAGAGGAACAGCAGGAGTTATAGGACATAAACTAAAAACTCTTCAAGGGAAAATATCGCTATCTCGTGTTGGAGCAGATGATCGAAGAGAAATACCCTTTGAATCCTCGTGACTTATAGCAATCCAAGAAGGACCGCATCAAGGCGTATAACGATCACTTGCGTTCCTTTCACCAAGATACATACGTCAACCACAAGCAGCAACGCATATAAGCTGAAACCATCTCAAATCAAAAGTTCGTGAAAAGAGTCAGGAACATGAATGGCTCCATGAACATTACCAATAGGCAGCAGGAAGCCCATGAAAATCATTCAGACAGACCCTAACGCAAGTCTGCGGAAGATGCTGATCACTATAAACAGGGCATACAAAATTTAGCCTATCTCAAGAGTATGATACGTGAGCAAAGAGCTAAGGAGGAGAGCAATCCACCACCAAAGATAACTCTcgttgaagagaaagaaataaaagctAAAGGCTTCCTTGAGTAGCAACGTGAAAAACgagaaaaagataagaaaaaagttgTAGCAGCCGTGAGTAAAGAGATCCAAGAGACCGCAGCTACTGCTAACGAGGAAATCGACGCCATGAAGGCAAAGGCAGAGATGCTGGACGAGCGACTAAAGCgaaaggagatgaagatgaagaacatATAGAAGGGCAAATTCTAGGAAGGATAGAAAGTGTAAGAGGACTACGTATAGGCGATAAAGGCTAAGATCCACATGCTGAACCAGTTCGACTGAGATCGATATTTTTTCATGCTTCTCAAGACTATCATGCGAATTTTATAAGCAATTTGACTTCTAAATTATGATTCCATAAATGACAAGGTATAGTGAAGTCCACTTAAACTCACTATCATTAGCAAACCATTCACATTCACAGTTATCTTCCACTGATAGCTAAATCTTACCCATTGCTAGCTATATATAGAAATAGTAGGGGTGAATACTAAAGCAAGCAGATCATCGATTAAAGCATAGTCAAGACTGTATGGAGGTTGCAACTGAAGAAAACGCTCAATGCAAAGTTGAACAAGCGCCCAGATAGGATAGCAATGAGGGGTCTGAAGAGCGAGAAAGTAATGTTAAGATGGAGAGGAAAGAGTCTCGAGAAGCAGCCGCTACTGATAGTCAAGAAGCAAATGATACTCGAGATGGCCATGATCCAGAATAAGATGAGTAAAATGAAGAAAGCGGACATGAAGAATAGCCAATAAGTAAGCGCAAGTAGACGATAGAAGTGAAGCAAGAAGAGTTGTGCAAGCGAGGACATCGCAAAAAGACCATGAAAGAGAAACCAAAGCCCAAACcaaaaagtaacaaaaagaaaaagaaacagacgCGCCAAATGAAACCCATCTAAAAAGACGACCCTCGCTATAGGGGAGTTCCCAAGATCAAAAGAATACGCAAGAGAAGAAACAAACCCAAACCTATCAGTCCGGAAGCTAAAAGATAGGCTGAACTCAAGAAGGAATAGTAAGAATACAACAAGAAGATTGCAAGTAGAGGAAGGAAACCAGTCATCACAAGGCTAAGAggttagaaaaagagaaaatagttGCAGAAGGCACGATAAGACTCGTAAAACTTGAAACTAGAGGAAGACAAAAAGAATGTTAAGCTAGAATAATCAGAAGAGTAATTTGACTCAGAAAACAGTAAAAATAGCGATGATCCACAAAAAAGGGGGATCAAGCCAAGGATCTCacgaaaacaaagacaaaaggaACGAGATGAAGACAAGCGAAAAGTAGACAGCATTATGAAGGCTCGGGGTGAGCGAGAGAGGAGGTAGCAAATAGAACTAATGGTTCGAATGCAAAGGATGTTGGCAATCAAATTTGGAAAGAAGATTAATATATAAATTGATCCAACTTGCAAATACTACAGCCAATACAAGTTCCGCAAGAACGAAATCTAAAAAAGTGGAAAGCTATACTGCCAAATATACAACAAACACCCCATGCCTGCAAATGGCAAGCATTTCTTCCAGGTGAAGATCGCAAGACTATCTTTTCAGTCAGTAACGATAGGAGTGATAACATCAAACAACTTCGATGAGCAGTACTCGAGGGATAAGCCATAATGCATCTGCTTTGATGCATATACCCACTCCACATATGTCTAGGGGCAAAAGacagaacttgaagttgagGTTAAACTGAACGATATCATTCGAACCATCGTAGATATTCCGAATGCCAATGTTCATTGGTATCTCAATAACGACTTTATTTCATAAGCCATTATTCCTCCTCATATGGCAGTAGTCCCTCTCTATCCCTATATGTAAGTAAGCAACAAGTGGATTAAAATGCGCATCAACGAGTTCTAATAGtgattatttttctatttttggcaGAGATAATAGTAAGAAATATGATCAAATATAACAATAAGTTCCATTTGTGATGTTTAGGATTGTGTGTGGAATCAAGGCGGTCAAGGTTTGGGTGTTGTTGGCTAGCATTTAACTTTCTTTACTGCATGCTAAATCTAGAAAGGTATACGACTTTGTCACATAATACATACTCTTCCTTTAAAGGTTGCCTTAcgccttgataaaaaaatagCAACACTGCCATTTTATCCAAACATACGCCTATATAAGCTATTATGAACACTAGATTAAATAACTCTGAACTTCTAGATGTTTTAATTTGAACCCTTCAATCCTTTTCATGATAcaacttcttcaattttttattactCTAAAATTAACTTTTTGAAATACAGCTGATTTGTGTGAAAATTACTCTGGCTCTAAGAATATTTACGGCTTCATTTCATCATCTTTACCCTAATTAAAATCAAAAATACCCCTTGGTTGAGTGTAAAGTACACTTCATCATTGCAAATTTACTCCTATATCGTTTAAAGGCATACCCTTTTTTTCCAAGAATAAATACGCACTGATTGCAAAGAAATATACAGCTGGATTATTCTACAATAGTACGCTGATTAAGATTCGATTCACGCCTATATTAACAGTTCTCTACACTTGTTTGATAAAAAGATTACGtctaatattaatatttttatactCTTTGGTGAAGAGATGGATACGGCTAGGTTGTTGATCATCTACGTTCCTTCATAACTGGACAAAAACATCTTCACTTTACGATATAGTTACTCTAGGTGAGGAGGATATACATTGACGATGTTGAAAGCCAATCCGAGACTGATCAGGAACATGACCAAAAGTAAAGCGCTCCTCATGAATATAATGAATGAATGATAAATCATACTCCAAATTCTAGTTATTATAAGGAATTCATCTGGAAAAACCGACAATCGATATGTTCAATTGGCTCTCAATCATTCTCTTTCGATGAGGGCAGCAGCTCCCATGCCTGTTCCAATGCACATCGATACAACTCCCAACTTTCCTTTAGTCCTTTGAAGCTCAGGGAGCAGGGTGGCGATTTGACGAGCTCCGGTGCATCCCAAGGGGTGGCCGAGGGCAATAGCTCCTCCCTTAGGGTTCAGCTTGGCGTAGTCAATGCCCAGCTTCTCCACACAGTAGGTGGCCTGACTGGCGAATGCCTCGTTGATTTCCCAGATGTCGATGTCGCTGACCTTCTTGCCAGTCTTAGCCAAAAGCTCAGGGATAGCAACAGCGGGTCCGATACCCATGATCTCAGGAGGGCAGCCCTTCACTGCGTAGTGGACGAAGCGGGCGAGGATGGGGAGTCCCAACTTTTGGGCGACTGAGCGTCTGGCGAGAACGACAGCAGCAGCACCGTCGGAAACTTGAGAGCTGTTTCCAGCAGTTGTGGTTCCGGTCTTGCGGAAAGCAGGTTTCAGCTTGCCCAAGCTTTCCAGAGTAGTTTCTTTACGGATACCATCGTCCTTGCTGATAACGACTTCCTTTTCCTTGCCGTCCTGATCCTTGATCTTGGTCTTCACAGCAACGATTTCGCCTATATCGAATAAAAAATACTGTCGAAAAGGCCGCTTTGTTGTGCCTTGAAGGCTTTTTGGTGAGAATCAACAGCCATTTGATCTTGTTTTTGCCTGTTAACTCCGAACTTCTCAGCGACATTTTCAGAAGTTTCTCCCATTCCCATGAGGCAGCCACGAGCCTTCTCGTCTTCAAACACGGCTTCAGAAATCTTTTCAACATTAACAGAGCTGTTCATGTCATAGACGGACATGGACTCCACTCCAGATCCAATACCGATATCGATAACTCCAGCCTTGATCTTGGCTGCGATGATCGAGCAAGCCTCGAGACCTGAGGAGCAAAGACGGTTGACGGCCACGATGGAGGTGGTATCGGGGAATCCAGCCAAGAACATAGCCATTCTGTTGGGGATTTCTCCAGCTCCGGGCTGCAGGTTATTGCCGACTGCAATATCCTGGATGTCAGCGACGTTGACTTTGGCTCTGGCAGCAGCTTCCCTGAGGACCACTGAGAGGAGATACTCGGGAGCAGTGTCCTTGAGGCCTCCGCGTTTGCCCTTGGTGATGGGGGTTCTGACAGCTGAGCAGATGACGACGTCGTCTGCGGAGCCAGAGATGTTTTCCTTCTGGAGGTGGGTGTTGAGCTGTTGGAGTCTTTGCATAAGATATAACTATTACGTAATACCATATGTCATCGgaatttaataaaaatactCTTATTAGGGGCTACAGTAAAAAGCTTAAACATCATACTTACATCAAATATTGATTGCAAAACTTGCCATTGAAATTTAGTAAAAAAAAGCTGTTTGTAGGAAGCCTTTAAGTTGCTTTAcagttaatttttttcaataaaaag
The sequence above is drawn from the Nymphaea colorata isolate Beijing-Zhang1983 unplaced genomic scaffold, ASM883128v2 scaffold0488, whole genome shotgun sequence genome and encodes:
- the LOC116245061 gene encoding LOW QUALITY PROTEIN: uncharacterized protein LOC116245061 (The sequence of the model RefSeq protein was modified relative to this genomic sequence to represent the inferred CDS: deleted 2 bases in 1 codon; substituted 1 base at 1 genomic stop codon), which gives rise to MQRLQQLNTHLQKENISGSADDVVICSAVRTPITKGKRGGLKDTAPEYLLSVVLREAAARAKVNVADIQDIAVGNNLQPGAGEIPNRMAMFLAGFPDTTSIVAVNRLCSSGLEACSIIAAKIKAGVIDIGIGSGVESMSVYDMNSSVNVEKISEAVFEDEKARGCLMGMGETSENVAEKFGVNRQKQDQMAVDSHQKAFKAQQSGLFDSIFYSIXEIVAVKTKIKDQDGKEKEVVISKDDGIRKETTLESLGKLKPAFRKTGTTTAGNSSQVSDGAAAVVLARRSVAQKLGLPILARFVHYAVKGCPPEIMGIGPAVAIPELLAKTGKKVSDIDIWEINEAFASQATYCVEKLGIDYAKLNPKGGAIALGHPLGCTGARQIATLLPELQRTKGKLGVVSMCIGTGMGAAALIERE